The Glycine soja cultivar W05 chromosome 8, ASM419377v2, whole genome shotgun sequence genome has a window encoding:
- the LOC114422975 gene encoding two-component response regulator ARR11-like isoform X2, which translates to MDNGCFSSSPRHDAFPAGLRVLVVDDDLTWLRILEKMLKKCLYEVTTCCLATEALKKLRERKEAYDIVISDVNMPDMDGFKLLEQVGLEMDLPVIMMSVDGETSRVMKGVQHGACDYLLKPIRMKELRNIWQHVFRKRMHEARDFESHEGFDFEGIHLMRNGSDHSDDGNLFAVEETTSIKKRKDADNKHDDKEFGDHFPTKKARVVWSVDLHQKFVKAVNQIGFDIGPKKILDLMNVPWLTRENVASHLQKYRLYLSRLQKENDQKSSSSGIKHSDSPSKDLGSFSFLNTANKQQNDIATDSFSYSDGTLLIQMDATSYEGDLKGIVSEPTTEKIRASTSEIPDPKVQKSSQKSLNKPFTSVESSEANHAVFDCTIPTEYSWSEFPKGPLKEEQKTPVQLEDSLCQLPLHGTQHHIQIDQSQSIASINSNPSITEEEVAAKLETKPLYAGYESDYVNPVSSIGSAVEAFPSQSKSLMVSDQSSEPTFTSNLSLKTQGFNLDCISDLDFYQRNLLLGGEVASAPLDEDLNFFLLQSECYNMNFGLQNIDMSEYYDPRLTAEVPSHFYDSADYSSVDQSLFIA; encoded by the exons ATGGACAATGGTTGCTTCTCTAGTTCTCCACGCCACGATGCTTTTCCAGCTGGTTTGCGAGTtcttgttgttgatgatgatcTAACATGGTTGAGAATCCTTGAAAAGATGCTCAAGAAGTGCTTATATGAAG TGACTACATGTTGTTTAGCAACAGAGGCCCTGAAAAAACTTCGTGAAAGGAAAGAAGCATATGACATAGTGATCAGCGATGTGAACATGCCTGACATGGATGGTTTCAAACTTCTGGAGCAAGTAGGACTTGAGATGGATCTTCCTGTTATCA TGATGTCTGTTGATGGAGAAACAAGCAGGGTGATGAAAGGTGTTCAACATGGAGCATGTGATTATCTCCTTAAGCCTATAAGGATGAAAGAACTGCGAAACATATGGCAACATGTCTTTAGAAAAAGGATGCATGAGGCAAGAGATTTTGAAAGCCATGAGGGTTTTGACTTTGAGGGCATTCACTTAATGAGAAATGGATCAGATCACTCTGATGACGGTAACCTGTTTGCTGTAGAAGAAACTACgtcaattaagaaaagaaaagatgcaGATAACAAACATGATGACAAAGAATTTGGAGATCATTTTCCCACAAAGAAAGCTAGAGTAGTTTGGTCTGTGGATCTTCATCAGAAGTTTGTCAAAGCAGTGAATCAAATCGGATTTGATA TTGGTCCCAAGAAAATTCTAGATCTGATGAATGTTCCATGGTTGACTAGAGAAAATGTTGCTAGTCACTTGCAG AAATACAGGCTCTACTTGAGTAGGTTGCAAAAGGAAAATGATCAGAAATCTTCATCAAGTGGAATAAAGCACTCGGATTCACCTTCGAAAGATCTAGGAAGTTTTAGTTTTCTGAACACTGCAAACAAGCAACAAAATGATATTGCCACTGACAGCTTCAGCTATTCAGATGGAACTTTACTAATTCAGATGGATGCTACAAGTTATGAAGGTGATCTCAAGGGAATTGTGTCAGAGCCTACAACAGAAAAAATAAGAGCTTCCACTAGTGAAATTCCGGATCCAAAGGTACAAAAAAGTTCGCAGAAGAGCCTCAACAAACCTTTTACATCTGTAGAGTCATCAGAAGCAAACCATGCAGTCTTTGATTGCACCATACCAACAGAATACTCTTGGAGTGAGTTTCCAAAAGGTCCACTCAAAGAAGAACAGAAGACACCTGTTCAATTAGAGGATAGCCTCTGCCAGTTGCCATTGCATGGTACACAGCATCACATTCAGATTGATCAATCACAATCAATTGCCTCAATTAATTCCAATCCCTCTATAACAGAAGAAGAGGTTGCTGCCAAATTAGAGACCAAACCTTTGTATGCTGGTTACGAGAGTGATTATGTGAATCCTGTGAGTTCAATAGGATCTGCAGTTGAAGCCTTTCCTAGTCAGTCCAAAAGCCTTATGGTGAGTGATCAATCTTCAGAGCCCACTTTCACCTCGAATTTGAGCTTGAAGACTCAGGGATTCAATCTAGATTGCATTTCTGATCTGGATTTTTACCAAAGGAACCTATTATTGGGTGGTGAGGTAGCTTCTGCACCTTTGGATGAGGACCTGAATTTCTTTTTGCTACAAAGTGAATGCTACAACATGAATTTTGGACTGCAGAATATAGATATGTCAGAGTATTATGATCCAAGGCTTACTGCTGAAGTCCCTAGCCACTTTTATGATTCAGCAGATTATTCATCGGTAGATCAAAGTCTATTCATTGCATGA
- the LOC114422975 gene encoding two-component response regulator ARR11-like isoform X1 — MDNGCFSSSPRHDAFPAGLRVLVVDDDLTWLRILEKMLKKCLYEVTTCCLATEALKKLRERKEAYDIVISDVNMPDMDGFKLLEQVGLEMDLPVIMMSVDGETSRVMKGVQHGACDYLLKPIRMKELRNIWQHVFRKRMHEARDFESHEGFDFEGIHLMRNGSDHSDDGNLFAVEETTSIKKRKDADNKHDDKEFGDHFPTKKARVVWSVDLHQKFVKAVNQIGFDKVGPKKILDLMNVPWLTRENVASHLQKYRLYLSRLQKENDQKSSSSGIKHSDSPSKDLGSFSFLNTANKQQNDIATDSFSYSDGTLLIQMDATSYEGDLKGIVSEPTTEKIRASTSEIPDPKVQKSSQKSLNKPFTSVESSEANHAVFDCTIPTEYSWSEFPKGPLKEEQKTPVQLEDSLCQLPLHGTQHHIQIDQSQSIASINSNPSITEEEVAAKLETKPLYAGYESDYVNPVSSIGSAVEAFPSQSKSLMVSDQSSEPTFTSNLSLKTQGFNLDCISDLDFYQRNLLLGGEVASAPLDEDLNFFLLQSECYNMNFGLQNIDMSEYYDPRLTAEVPSHFYDSADYSSVDQSLFIA, encoded by the exons ATGGACAATGGTTGCTTCTCTAGTTCTCCACGCCACGATGCTTTTCCAGCTGGTTTGCGAGTtcttgttgttgatgatgatcTAACATGGTTGAGAATCCTTGAAAAGATGCTCAAGAAGTGCTTATATGAAG TGACTACATGTTGTTTAGCAACAGAGGCCCTGAAAAAACTTCGTGAAAGGAAAGAAGCATATGACATAGTGATCAGCGATGTGAACATGCCTGACATGGATGGTTTCAAACTTCTGGAGCAAGTAGGACTTGAGATGGATCTTCCTGTTATCA TGATGTCTGTTGATGGAGAAACAAGCAGGGTGATGAAAGGTGTTCAACATGGAGCATGTGATTATCTCCTTAAGCCTATAAGGATGAAAGAACTGCGAAACATATGGCAACATGTCTTTAGAAAAAGGATGCATGAGGCAAGAGATTTTGAAAGCCATGAGGGTTTTGACTTTGAGGGCATTCACTTAATGAGAAATGGATCAGATCACTCTGATGACGGTAACCTGTTTGCTGTAGAAGAAACTACgtcaattaagaaaagaaaagatgcaGATAACAAACATGATGACAAAGAATTTGGAGATCATTTTCCCACAAAGAAAGCTAGAGTAGTTTGGTCTGTGGATCTTCATCAGAAGTTTGTCAAAGCAGTGAATCAAATCGGATTTGATA AAGTTGGTCCCAAGAAAATTCTAGATCTGATGAATGTTCCATGGTTGACTAGAGAAAATGTTGCTAGTCACTTGCAG AAATACAGGCTCTACTTGAGTAGGTTGCAAAAGGAAAATGATCAGAAATCTTCATCAAGTGGAATAAAGCACTCGGATTCACCTTCGAAAGATCTAGGAAGTTTTAGTTTTCTGAACACTGCAAACAAGCAACAAAATGATATTGCCACTGACAGCTTCAGCTATTCAGATGGAACTTTACTAATTCAGATGGATGCTACAAGTTATGAAGGTGATCTCAAGGGAATTGTGTCAGAGCCTACAACAGAAAAAATAAGAGCTTCCACTAGTGAAATTCCGGATCCAAAGGTACAAAAAAGTTCGCAGAAGAGCCTCAACAAACCTTTTACATCTGTAGAGTCATCAGAAGCAAACCATGCAGTCTTTGATTGCACCATACCAACAGAATACTCTTGGAGTGAGTTTCCAAAAGGTCCACTCAAAGAAGAACAGAAGACACCTGTTCAATTAGAGGATAGCCTCTGCCAGTTGCCATTGCATGGTACACAGCATCACATTCAGATTGATCAATCACAATCAATTGCCTCAATTAATTCCAATCCCTCTATAACAGAAGAAGAGGTTGCTGCCAAATTAGAGACCAAACCTTTGTATGCTGGTTACGAGAGTGATTATGTGAATCCTGTGAGTTCAATAGGATCTGCAGTTGAAGCCTTTCCTAGTCAGTCCAAAAGCCTTATGGTGAGTGATCAATCTTCAGAGCCCACTTTCACCTCGAATTTGAGCTTGAAGACTCAGGGATTCAATCTAGATTGCATTTCTGATCTGGATTTTTACCAAAGGAACCTATTATTGGGTGGTGAGGTAGCTTCTGCACCTTTGGATGAGGACCTGAATTTCTTTTTGCTACAAAGTGAATGCTACAACATGAATTTTGGACTGCAGAATATAGATATGTCAGAGTATTATGATCCAAGGCTTACTGCTGAAGTCCCTAGCCACTTTTATGATTCAGCAGATTATTCATCGGTAGATCAAAGTCTATTCATTGCATGA